A section of the Terriglobia bacterium genome encodes:
- a CDS encoding GGDEF domain-containing protein, whose protein sequence is MNLDGLQSARTEQLHGQIKKLAGRDIQLWSVGMVIMLIFAAGFLVVTLPHLVWTPGEHTFEPAQLVQLVIGLFMLVLIFSAYVFDQKRTQHRTHEELIREIVFNERLESFSLVDPLTQSFNRRYLDQILPKEINRANRRGTSLTFLLLEVDGWSLIGRKFGELVADQLLIDVAQVLKSTFRGSDTVLRYDAAKFLVLLPETNEPQANFALTRLLNRVDTWNVETQAPYEMAFNGGMASYASGTDVPALLQKLERNVQFHSQDEPMKAAS, encoded by the coding sequence ATGAACCTCGACGGCTTGCAATCGGCGCGCACCGAACAACTGCACGGCCAGATCAAGAAGCTGGCGGGGCGCGACATCCAGCTTTGGTCGGTGGGCATGGTGATCATGCTGATCTTCGCCGCCGGGTTCCTGGTGGTGACGTTGCCTCACCTGGTCTGGACGCCGGGCGAGCACACCTTCGAGCCGGCGCAGCTGGTACAGCTGGTGATCGGGCTGTTCATGCTGGTGCTGATCTTCTCCGCCTACGTCTTCGATCAGAAGCGCACGCAGCACCGCACGCACGAGGAGCTGATCCGGGAGATCGTGTTCAACGAGAGGCTGGAAAGTTTTTCGCTGGTGGACCCGCTGACCCAGAGCTTCAATCGCCGCTACCTGGACCAGATCCTGCCCAAGGAGATCAACCGCGCGAACCGGCGGGGCACCAGCCTGACCTTCCTGCTGCTGGAGGTGGATGGCTGGTCGCTCATCGGGCGCAAGTTCGGGGAGCTGGTCGCAGACCAGTTGCTGATCGACGTCGCGCAGGTGCTGAAGTCCACCTTCCGCGGTTCCGACACCGTGCTCCGCTACGACGCCGCCAAGTTCCTGGTGTTACTGCCCGAGACCAACGAGCCGCAGGCCAACTTCGCCCTCACCCGCCTGCTCAACCGCGTGGACACATGGAACGTGGAGACGCAGGCCCCGTACGAGATGGCGTTCAACGGCGGGATGGCCTCCTACGCCAGCGGCACAGACGTGCCCGCCCTGCTACAGAAGCTGGAGCGCAATGTGCAGTTCCACAGCCAGGACGAGCCGATGAAAGCCGCGTCCTGA
- a CDS encoding citrate synthase yields MPENTLTIVDNRTNQTYKVPVEHGAIKAMDLRQIKTSPDDFGLMSYDPAFMNTASCKSSITFIDGDKGILRYRGYPIEQLAEHCTFLEVAYLLIHGELPTEQQKRAWVDEIKHHTMVHETTKEFMGRFRHDAHPMEILVSTLAALSTVYPEAKNIADPEIRRHQIVRLIAKVPTMAAYAYRHSLGFPYVYPDNDLSYTENFMNMLWKMVEPKYVANPVLARALDILFILHADHEQNCSANAMRAVGSSHPDPYLATAGAAAALAGPLHGGANEEVLKMLDVIGTKANIPDYIKKVKEGHGLLMGFGHRVYKNYDPRARIIKQIAEQVFEVTGKNPKLEIALELEKIALEDEYFIKRKLYPNVDFYSGIIYEAMGFKPEMFTVLFAIPRVSGWLAHWQEMLTDKEQKIARPRQLYLGNDLRKVPEQFGIKAAVGV; encoded by the coding sequence ATGCCAGAGAACACCCTCACCATTGTTGATAACCGGACCAACCAGACCTACAAGGTCCCGGTCGAGCACGGCGCGATCAAAGCCATGGATCTGCGCCAGATCAAGACCAGTCCGGACGACTTCGGGCTGATGAGTTATGACCCCGCTTTCATGAACACCGCCTCCTGCAAGAGCTCCATCACCTTCATCGACGGGGACAAGGGCATCCTGCGCTACCGCGGGTATCCCATCGAGCAACTGGCGGAGCACTGCACTTTCCTGGAGGTCGCCTACCTGCTGATCCACGGCGAACTGCCCACCGAACAGCAGAAGCGCGCCTGGGTGGACGAGATCAAGCACCACACCATGGTCCACGAGACCACCAAGGAGTTCATGGGCCGGTTCCGCCACGACGCCCATCCCATGGAGATCCTGGTCAGCACCCTGGCGGCGCTCTCGACCGTTTATCCCGAGGCCAAGAACATCGCCGATCCCGAGATCCGGCGCCATCAGATCGTCCGCCTGATCGCCAAGGTCCCAACCATGGCGGCCTACGCGTACCGCCACAGTCTCGGCTTTCCCTACGTCTACCCGGACAACGACCTCAGCTACACCGAGAACTTCATGAACATGTTGTGGAAGATGGTGGAGCCGAAGTACGTTGCCAACCCGGTGCTGGCAAGGGCGCTGGACATCCTGTTCATCCTGCACGCGGACCACGAGCAGAACTGTTCTGCCAACGCCATGCGCGCCGTCGGCAGCTCGCATCCTGATCCTTACCTTGCGACCGCCGGCGCCGCCGCCGCTCTCGCCGGCCCGCTCCACGGCGGCGCCAACGAGGAAGTCCTTAAGATGCTGGACGTGATCGGCACCAAGGCCAACATCCCCGATTACATCAAGAAGGTGAAGGAAGGCCACGGCCTGCTGATGGGCTTCGGGCACAGGGTCTACAAGAACTACGATCCGCGCGCCCGCATCATCAAGCAGATCGCCGAGCAGGTCTTCGAGGTCACCGGCAAGAACCCGAAGCTGGAGATCGCGCTCGAGCTGGAGAAGATCGCCCTTGAGGACGAGTACTTCATCAAGCGCAAGCTGTACCCGAACGTGGACTTCTATTCGGGCATCATCTACGAAGCCATGGGCTTCAAGCCGGAGATGTTCACCGTGCTGTTCGCCATCCCGCGCGTCTCGGGCTGGCTCGCCCACTGGCAGGAGATGCTGACCGACAAGGAGCAGAAGATCGCGCGTCCGCGGCAGCTCTACCTGGGAAACGACCTGCGCAAGGTGCCGGAGCAATTCGGCATCAAGGCGGCGGTCGGAGTGTAA
- a CDS encoding zinc-dependent alcohol dehydrogenase family protein, whose amino-acid sequence MRAMVLERQGEPEQGPLSLRDVPVPTPGRGEVRVRVSVCAVCHTDLHIVEGDLPLHKQPVIPGHQIVGVVDALGQGAKTFKAGERVGIPWLHWTCGECGYCRRNHENLCERAKFTGWDVDGGYAEYVVAPEDYAYPLPASFSDEHAAPLLCAGIIGYRSYRLSDAKRGERLGLYGFGASAHIVLQFARHLGNECYVFTRTPAHAELAKRLGAAWTGSAEEQPPVKLDCAIVFAPAGPIVPLALRAVRKGGTVACAGITMSAIPQIDYADLYHERVLRSVANSTRQDAREFLTLAAEVPVRTEIELFPLDDANQAIAAMKHSRVRGAAVLKL is encoded by the coding sequence ATGCGCGCAATGGTGCTGGAGCGGCAGGGGGAGCCGGAGCAGGGGCCGCTCTCGCTGCGCGACGTTCCCGTCCCCACGCCTGGGCGTGGGGAGGTCCGCGTCCGTGTGTCAGTCTGCGCCGTCTGTCACACGGACCTGCACATCGTCGAAGGCGACCTGCCGCTGCACAAACAGCCCGTAATCCCTGGACATCAGATCGTAGGCGTAGTGGACGCGCTGGGGCAGGGCGCGAAGACGTTCAAGGCGGGCGAACGCGTCGGTATCCCCTGGCTGCACTGGACCTGCGGGGAGTGCGGCTATTGCCGCCGGAATCACGAGAATCTATGCGAGCGCGCCAAGTTCACGGGATGGGACGTGGACGGCGGCTACGCGGAATACGTGGTAGCGCCCGAGGATTACGCGTACCCGCTCCCGGCCTCGTTCTCCGATGAGCACGCTGCGCCGCTGCTCTGCGCCGGGATCATCGGATACCGCTCCTACCGCTTGAGCGATGCGAAAAGGGGCGAGCGGCTCGGGCTATATGGTTTCGGGGCCTCGGCGCACATCGTGCTCCAATTCGCGCGGCACCTGGGCAACGAGTGCTACGTCTTCACGCGAACGCCGGCACACGCCGAGTTGGCGAAACGGTTGGGCGCGGCGTGGACGGGCAGCGCCGAAGAGCAGCCGCCGGTGAAGCTCGACTGTGCCATCGTCTTCGCGCCCGCAGGACCGATTGTGCCGCTGGCGCTGCGCGCGGTGCGCAAGGGCGGGACCGTAGCCTGCGCCGGCATCACCATGTCGGCAATCCCGCAAATCGATTACGCCGACCTTTACCACGAGCGCGTCCTGCGCTCCGTCGCCAACAGCACCCGCCAGGACGCCCGCGAGTTCCTCACGCTCGCCGCTGAAGTCCCCGTGCGCACGGAGATCGAGCTCTTCCCCCTGGATGACGCCAACCAGGCCATTGCCGCCATGAAACACAGCCGGGTCAGAGGCGCGGCAGTCCTGAAGCTGTAG
- a CDS encoding NADH:flavin oxidoreductase/NADH oxidase, whose product MAHLFEALRIRDVQFRNRIFVSPMCEYSSQDGFANDWHFVHLGSRAVGGAALVMTEASAVTPEGRISPADLGIWKDAHVDFLARIFRFIAQQGAVPGMQLAHAGWKASTAEPWKGGGTVSPAEGGWRPIFSASAVPFTEGYQVPVALDESGIARIARAFGDAARRALAAGARVLEIHSAHGYLLHSFLSPISNRRNDGYGGSFENRIRFLLETVTCVREAWPEKYPLFVRISASDWSERGWTIDESVALARRLKGLAVDLIDCSSGGVLAKAAIPVGAGYQVPFAERIRRDAGIMTGAVGMITTAQQADAIVRGGQADAVFLARELLRDPYFPLRAAAELHQDITWPNQYLRAKRTH is encoded by the coding sequence ATGGCGCACCTCTTCGAAGCTCTTCGCATCCGCGACGTGCAATTCCGCAACCGAATATTCGTGTCTCCCATGTGCGAGTACTCCAGCCAGGACGGCTTCGCCAACGATTGGCACTTTGTCCACCTGGGCAGCCGGGCCGTCGGTGGCGCCGCCCTGGTCATGACTGAGGCTTCGGCGGTCACGCCAGAGGGACGCATCAGCCCCGCGGACCTCGGGATCTGGAAGGATGCACACGTCGATTTCCTGGCCCGCATCTTCCGCTTCATCGCGCAGCAGGGGGCCGTGCCGGGCATGCAACTGGCCCACGCCGGCTGGAAAGCCTCGACCGCCGAGCCCTGGAAGGGCGGGGGGACGGTTTCCCCGGCCGAAGGAGGATGGAGGCCGATCTTCAGCGCCAGCGCGGTGCCGTTCACCGAGGGCTACCAGGTGCCGGTCGCACTTGACGAAAGCGGCATCGCCCGCATCGCCCGTGCATTCGGCGACGCCGCGCGCCGCGCACTGGCTGCGGGGGCACGGGTGCTGGAGATCCACTCCGCCCACGGATATCTGCTGCACAGCTTCCTCTCCCCCATCTCCAACCGCCGGAATGACGGCTACGGCGGCTCGTTCGAAAACCGCATCCGATTCCTGCTCGAAACTGTTACGTGTGTCCGTGAAGCCTGGCCGGAGAAGTACCCGCTGTTCGTGCGCATCTCCGCCAGCGACTGGTCGGAGCGCGGCTGGACCATCGACGAATCCGTTGCCCTCGCCCGCCGCCTCAAAGGACTGGCCGTGGACCTGATCGACTGCTCCAGCGGCGGAGTGCTGGCCAAAGCCGCGATCCCGGTGGGCGCCGGATACCAGGTGCCATTCGCCGAGCGTATCCGCCGCGATGCGGGCATCATGACCGGTGCGGTAGGCATGATCACCACGGCGCAGCAGGCGGACGCGATCGTCCGCGGCGGCCAGGCTGACGCCGTCTTCCTCGCGCGCGAACTGCTGCGCGATCCCTATTTCCCGTTGCGCGCCGCAGCCGAACTGCACCAGGACATCACCTGGCCCAACCAGTATTTGCGTGCCAAACGCACCCATTAA
- a CDS encoding DUF169 domain-containing protein, translating into MDYRTIESRITSVVQLEKRPVAITFAAKPPAGVPRYEAMAPSGCTFWKFAAEGRTFYTEHAHHYNCAVGCHTHSIPLPPERAQELPDTINLMASIGYIKPEEVAGIQRLAQAPGAVIYAPLGDAPVAPDVVLFVGRPGRLMLLQEAALRAGVGTGTSMLGRPTCASLPAALAQGAVVSSACIGNRVYTDLGEDELYLAIPGKHLERVADELQTIASANQKLADYHRERKAALSLR; encoded by the coding sequence ATGGATTACCGCACGATCGAGAGCCGGATCACGAGTGTTGTCCAACTTGAAAAGCGGCCGGTGGCGATCACCTTCGCCGCGAAGCCGCCGGCAGGCGTGCCGCGCTACGAGGCCATGGCCCCGTCGGGCTGCACCTTTTGGAAGTTCGCCGCCGAGGGACGCACCTTCTACACCGAGCACGCGCACCACTACAACTGCGCCGTCGGCTGCCACACGCACAGCATCCCGCTGCCGCCGGAGCGCGCGCAGGAACTGCCCGACACCATCAACCTGATGGCCTCCATCGGCTACATCAAGCCGGAGGAGGTTGCCGGTATCCAGCGCCTGGCGCAGGCGCCGGGCGCGGTGATCTACGCGCCACTGGGAGACGCTCCGGTCGCGCCCGACGTCGTACTCTTCGTCGGACGGCCCGGGCGGCTGATGCTGCTGCAGGAAGCGGCCCTGCGCGCCGGCGTGGGCACGGGCACGTCAATGCTGGGCCGACCCACGTGCGCCTCGCTGCCCGCTGCGCTGGCGCAGGGAGCGGTGGTCAGCTCGGCCTGCATCGGCAACCGCGTGTACACCGATCTCGGTGAGGACGAGCTATACCTGGCCATCCCTGGGAAACACCTGGAGCGGGTCGCCGACGAACTCCAGACCATCGCCAGCGCCAACCAGAAGCTCGCCGACTATCATCGCGAGAGGAAGGCGGCCTTGAGCTTACGGTGA
- a CDS encoding acyl-CoA dehydratase activase: MGINIGLDIGAVSLKLAAIGAASDAPLLGPLGGNAEGFFPALFPGDDPLSGRPVVLSRYRRIQGSPIQSTFDLLKEFYEHVPEQNVEGIRVTGSGSQLIAKILGIYFENEFRAVAKGVRVFYPQVRTVFEMGGETSKYIRLEPAAKSKYLGIVDYSSSGDCAAGTGSFIDQQASRLLYSVEEVGEAACQASCAARIAGRCSVFAKSDMIHAQQKGYSTDQILRGLCDAVARNFKSAIVKGREVAPPVAFIGAVGLNAGVRNALRDAFKLNDEQFFVPELHAWLGALGAALFESEELRKRSFKRIHQLKQHAAVKQQFACTDPLSMERVALLRHRVRDVELPAPGQKVEAYLGIDIGSVSTNLVVTDANGNLLKEIYLRTQGRPIEVVNAGMREIEAELGDRLDIRGVGTTGSGRELIGELVGADTVNDEITAHKTGAVHVAKTLGTKMVDTIFEIGGQDSKFIRINNGIVVDFTMNEACAAGTGSFLEEQAEKLGICIKDEFARLALESESPARLGERCTVFMERDVTGLLLKGAEVGDLCAGLAYSVALNYLNRVVRERKIGDVIFFQGGTAYNDSVAAAFSQILGKEIIVPPHNGVIGAIGMALIAQEVMRVRGGASKFRGYSLHKVDFTSREFVCQACSNLCDMKEFTIEGQRTYWGDKCSDKFRKRAKTDRVPVLEDLLEYRDKLLEETLRPPLGRGKKIGIPRTMFYYDRFPFWSTYLQELGFDVLLSPPTDSQITRIGDELSIAQPCFPIKVAHGHVRELLENGVDYVLVPNVVNAETPTSEESHLCPWNQTLPFVVRVVPQLEQHRDKLLAPTVHFRYGRKHAGKEISAYFSERLGVSRRASDRAVTAAFAAQGAFDQAVQEAGAQAIARLRQTGEPALVLLGRPYNIYDRSVNCDIPRKLRALYGVNVLPMDFLPVDTEDITEVNPNMYWNSGRRILAAASITRRLPNLHLVYISNFKCGPDSYIKSFLDSAAGKPSLVLQFDGHSNDAGFITRCEAYLDSKGFLRC; encoded by the coding sequence ATGGGCATCAATATTGGCTTGGACATCGGCGCAGTAAGTCTGAAGCTTGCGGCCATCGGCGCAGCTTCAGATGCGCCTCTGCTGGGGCCCCTCGGCGGTAACGCCGAGGGGTTTTTCCCAGCTTTGTTCCCCGGCGACGACCCTCTGTCGGGCCGGCCGGTGGTGCTGTCCCGGTACCGCCGCATCCAGGGCAGTCCCATCCAGTCCACCTTCGACCTGCTCAAGGAGTTCTACGAGCACGTGCCGGAGCAGAACGTGGAGGGCATCCGCGTCACCGGTTCGGGCAGCCAGCTCATCGCCAAGATCCTCGGCATCTATTTCGAGAACGAGTTCCGCGCGGTGGCCAAGGGCGTGCGCGTCTTCTACCCGCAGGTGCGCACCGTTTTCGAGATGGGCGGCGAGACCTCGAAGTACATCCGGCTGGAGCCCGCGGCGAAGTCGAAGTATCTCGGCATCGTGGATTACTCCTCGAGCGGCGACTGCGCCGCCGGGACCGGTTCGTTCATCGACCAGCAGGCGTCGAGGTTGCTGTACTCGGTGGAAGAAGTCGGCGAGGCGGCATGCCAGGCGAGCTGCGCGGCGCGCATCGCCGGACGCTGCTCGGTCTTCGCCAAGTCGGACATGATCCACGCCCAGCAGAAGGGATATTCGACCGACCAGATCCTGCGCGGGCTTTGCGACGCGGTGGCGCGGAATTTCAAGTCGGCGATCGTGAAGGGCCGTGAAGTGGCGCCTCCGGTCGCGTTCATCGGCGCGGTGGGCCTGAACGCCGGCGTGCGCAACGCTCTGCGCGACGCCTTCAAGCTCAACGACGAGCAGTTCTTCGTCCCCGAGCTGCATGCATGGCTGGGCGCGCTGGGGGCCGCTCTATTCGAGAGCGAGGAACTACGCAAGCGTTCCTTCAAGCGCATCCACCAGCTCAAGCAGCACGCGGCCGTGAAGCAGCAGTTCGCCTGCACCGATCCCCTCTCCATGGAACGGGTCGCGCTCCTGCGCCACCGCGTGAGGGACGTGGAACTGCCGGCGCCGGGGCAAAAGGTCGAAGCCTACCTCGGTATCGACATCGGCTCGGTCAGCACCAATCTGGTGGTCACCGACGCCAACGGAAACTTGCTGAAAGAGATCTACCTGCGCACCCAGGGCCGCCCCATCGAGGTGGTGAACGCCGGCATGCGCGAGATCGAAGCCGAGCTGGGAGACCGTCTCGACATCCGCGGCGTGGGCACCACGGGATCCGGCCGCGAGCTGATCGGCGAACTGGTCGGCGCCGATACCGTCAACGACGAGATCACCGCCCACAAGACCGGAGCGGTCCACGTCGCCAAGACGCTGGGCACGAAGATGGTGGACACGATCTTCGAGATCGGCGGCCAGGACTCCAAGTTCATCCGCATCAACAATGGCATCGTCGTGGATTTCACGATGAACGAGGCTTGCGCGGCGGGCACAGGCTCGTTCCTGGAAGAGCAGGCGGAGAAGCTAGGCATCTGCATCAAGGACGAGTTCGCGCGGCTGGCGCTCGAGTCAGAGAGCCCGGCGCGCCTGGGCGAGCGCTGCACCGTTTTCATGGAGCGCGATGTCACCGGGCTGCTGCTGAAAGGCGCTGAGGTCGGTGACCTATGCGCAGGCCTGGCGTACTCGGTCGCGCTCAACTACCTGAACCGCGTGGTGCGCGAGCGCAAGATCGGGGACGTCATCTTCTTCCAGGGCGGGACGGCCTACAACGACTCGGTCGCGGCCGCCTTCTCCCAGATCCTGGGCAAAGAGATCATCGTGCCGCCGCACAACGGCGTGATCGGCGCTATCGGCATGGCGCTGATCGCACAGGAAGTGATGCGCGTGCGCGGCGGCGCCAGCAAGTTCCGCGGCTACAGCCTGCACAAGGTGGATTTCACCAGCCGCGAGTTCGTCTGCCAGGCCTGCTCCAACCTGTGCGACATGAAGGAATTCACCATCGAGGGGCAGCGCACCTACTGGGGCGACAAGTGCTCCGACAAGTTCCGCAAGCGAGCCAAGACCGACCGTGTCCCTGTCCTCGAGGACCTGCTGGAGTACCGCGACAAGCTGCTGGAAGAGACGCTTCGTCCGCCCCTGGGACGCGGCAAGAAGATCGGCATCCCGCGCACCATGTTTTATTACGATCGCTTCCCCTTCTGGAGCACCTACCTCCAGGAGTTGGGATTCGATGTCTTGCTCTCGCCGCCGACCGACAGCCAGATCACGCGCATTGGCGACGAGCTCTCCATCGCGCAACCCTGCTTCCCCATCAAGGTGGCGCACGGACACGTCCGGGAGCTGCTCGAGAACGGTGTGGACTACGTGTTGGTCCCCAACGTGGTGAACGCGGAAACGCCGACCTCGGAAGAATCGCACCTGTGCCCGTGGAACCAGACGCTGCCTTTCGTGGTCCGCGTCGTGCCGCAACTGGAGCAGCACCGCGACAAGCTGCTCGCCCCCACCGTGCACTTCCGCTACGGCCGCAAGCACGCGGGAAAAGAGATCTCCGCCTACTTCAGCGAGCGCCTGGGGGTCTCGCGGCGGGCCAGCGACCGCGCCGTGACCGCCGCCTTCGCCGCGCAGGGCGCGTTCGACCAAGCGGTGCAGGAGGCCGGTGCGCAGGCCATCGCGCGTTTGCGCCAGACCGGCGAGCCCGCGCTGGTTCTGCTGGGACGCCCCTACAACATCTACGACCGCAGCGTGAACTGCGACATCCCGCGCAAGCTGCGTGCGCTCTATGGCGTGAACGTGCTGCCTATGGATTTCCTGCCCGTGGATACGGAAGACATCACCGAAGTGAACCCGAACATGTACTGGAACTCGGGGCGGCGCATCCTGGCGGCAGCGAGCATCACGCGGCGGCTGCCGAACCTGCACCTGGTTTACATCTCGAATTTCAAGTGCGGCCCCGATTCGTACATCAAGTCGTTCCTCGACAGCGCAGCCGGGAAGCCCTCCCTCGTACTCCAGTTCGACGGGCACTCCAACGACGCCGGCTTCATCACCCGCTGCGAAGCCTATCTCGACAGCAAAGGATTCCTGCGATGCTAG
- a CDS encoding ABC transporter permease has translation MLRFWQNPEFIRHVRAELRPARVLSAVVITYIVIALIGMGIFNRSDPARELYRGFFGFIVSIASGLLVLWCLSVGSQAVAGERELKTFDFLRTTRLSAGELLVGKLLGSPVLAYVIYACALVVIIPVGVAAGFSMEGLLLTTLLVVCLALLVGLFGIWLSMLVEKMNRGAGVLLLFILYPFVVMGMVYDNGGAFPGFACLSPFPAILWALGERTSFTRTGAVPVFGVQLPYAIVTLALYFSLGAWFVLMIVRNFKRDIEEIRLLSRWQAIGFAFYINILFYAFLDLHQVLRQSDGASMITVMGLLLTGSTTALVGLATLSPPERLKIWERQRVAGTEGYLSEDGLPWPWMVVTAAMGFAMLVVQAVAVGGAGSASGFDLPHAAVGALLLLAFAMRDVLFLQWCKLTRMKSPVTKGVLLLMLYYFAAAIVLTVAFSVSQKEGMFAARVLTPLFLFEDKERAAAAAGMMTGVATQGAVIAVLLGAIATRLRRTLLVAQA, from the coding sequence ATGCTGCGCTTCTGGCAAAATCCGGAGTTCATCCGCCATGTGCGCGCGGAGCTGCGCCCGGCCCGCGTGCTTTCGGCTGTCGTCATCACCTACATCGTCATCGCCCTCATCGGCATGGGGATCTTCAACCGGAGCGATCCCGCACGCGAGCTGTATCGCGGGTTCTTCGGCTTCATCGTCTCGATCGCCTCAGGGCTGCTTGTGCTCTGGTGCCTCTCCGTCGGAAGCCAGGCGGTCGCCGGAGAGCGCGAGCTGAAGACCTTCGATTTCCTGCGGACCACCCGCCTGAGCGCGGGTGAATTGCTCGTCGGCAAGCTCCTGGGCTCGCCGGTACTCGCTTATGTCATCTACGCCTGCGCGCTGGTCGTGATCATTCCAGTCGGTGTGGCGGCTGGATTTTCAATGGAAGGTCTCCTGTTGACCACCCTGCTGGTCGTCTGCCTGGCGTTGCTGGTCGGACTCTTCGGCATCTGGCTCTCCATGCTGGTGGAAAAGATGAACCGCGGCGCCGGCGTGCTCCTGCTGTTCATCCTCTACCCATTCGTAGTGATGGGCATGGTTTATGACAACGGAGGCGCTTTTCCCGGTTTCGCTTGCTTGAGTCCGTTCCCCGCGATCCTCTGGGCCCTTGGTGAGCGAACGTCGTTCACTCGTACCGGCGCTGTGCCGGTCTTCGGTGTGCAGTTACCCTATGCCATCGTGACGCTCGCGCTTTATTTTTCTCTGGGCGCCTGGTTCGTCCTGATGATCGTCCGCAACTTCAAAAGGGACATCGAAGAGATCCGCCTGCTTTCGCGCTGGCAGGCGATCGGCTTCGCGTTCTACATCAACATCCTCTTCTACGCCTTCCTCGATCTTCACCAGGTGCTGCGCCAAAGCGACGGGGCGTCCATGATCACGGTCATGGGACTGCTGCTCACCGGGTCCACGACCGCGCTGGTCGGGCTGGCGACGCTCTCGCCGCCGGAGCGGCTGAAGATCTGGGAGCGGCAACGTGTGGCCGGAACGGAAGGCTACCTCTCGGAAGACGGTCTGCCCTGGCCCTGGATGGTGGTCACAGCCGCCATGGGATTCGCCATGCTGGTGGTGCAGGCGGTGGCCGTCGGAGGCGCAGGATCCGCCTCGGGGTTCGATCTGCCGCATGCCGCGGTCGGCGCGCTGCTGCTTCTCGCCTTCGCCATGCGCGACGTGCTCTTCCTCCAGTGGTGCAAGCTGACGCGCATGAAGAGCCCGGTCACCAAAGGCGTGCTGCTGCTGATGCTCTATTATTTCGCAGCGGCCATCGTGTTGACGGTCGCATTCAGCGTCTCACAGAAAGAAGGCATGTTCGCGGCGCGGGTGCTCACGCCATTGTTCCTGTTCGAGGACAAGGAACGGGCGGCGGCGGCGGCCGGGATGATGACCGGGGTCGCGACCCAGGGCGCGGTGATCGCGGTGCTGCTGGGCGCGATCGCCACTCGGCTGCGGCGCACGCTGCTGGTCGCTCAGGCTTAG
- a CDS encoding ABC transporter ATP-binding protein → MIRFAKLRKEYDTLVAVHDLEVEIPEGEVYGLIGPNGAGKTTTIRMACGLLSPTSGKVFVNGIDVHSAPEQAQAFIGYLSDFFSVYEDLKVWEYLDYFAHAYKLPAEVIPGRIDEVIAQVGLEVKRDTFIKGLSRGMKQRLGIGRAIIHRPKVLLLDEPASGLDPKARLDLRNVLLSLRDAGATILISSHILTELEGFCTSIGLMEKGNMVRSGRIDEIVAAASPVRVVRLAWARDGRSNAEAKLRSLPNVSDVLVREYDGVFKYSGAEEELSDVLAALVGAGVRVTSFGEVKQTVEDLYVKLSHNEVM, encoded by the coding sequence ATGATCCGTTTTGCGAAACTCCGCAAGGAGTACGACACGCTGGTCGCCGTGCACGATCTCGAGGTCGAGATCCCGGAGGGCGAGGTCTACGGCCTGATCGGGCCCAACGGCGCGGGCAAGACCACCACCATCCGCATGGCCTGCGGGCTGCTTTCTCCCACCAGCGGCAAGGTGTTCGTCAACGGCATCGACGTGCACAGCGCGCCCGAGCAAGCGCAGGCCTTCATCGGCTACCTCTCGGATTTCTTCTCCGTGTACGAGGACTTGAAGGTCTGGGAGTACCTCGACTATTTCGCGCACGCCTACAAGCTGCCGGCCGAGGTGATCCCCGGACGAATCGACGAAGTGATCGCGCAGGTCGGCCTGGAAGTGAAACGCGACACGTTCATCAAGGGCCTGTCGCGCGGCATGAAACAACGCCTGGGCATCGGGCGCGCCATCATCCACCGGCCGAAGGTCCTCTTGCTGGACGAGCCCGCCTCCGGTCTCGACCCCAAGGCGCGCCTCGACCTGCGGAACGTGCTGCTTTCGCTGCGCGACGCCGGCGCCACGATCCTCATCTCGTCGCACATCCTGACCGAGCTCGAGGGCTTCTGCACCTCCATCGGCCTGATGGAGAAAGGGAACATGGTGCGCAGCGGGCGCATCGACGAGATCGTCGCCGCCGCCAGCCCGGTGCGCGTGGTGCGGCTGGCCTGGGCGCGCGACGGCCGCTCGAACGCTGAAGCGAAGCTCCGGTCGCTGCCCAACGTCTCCGACGTTCTGGTGCGCGAGTACGACGGCGTCTTCAAGTATTCCGGTGCGGAGGAAGAACTCTCGGACGTGCTGGCGGCCCTGGTCGGCGCCGGAGTGCGCGTGACCTCTTTCGGTGAGGTCAAGCAGACGGTCGAGGACCTGTACGTGAAGCTCTCGCACAACGAGGTGATGTGA